Proteins encoded by one window of Paenibacillus sp. DCT19:
- a CDS encoding GNAT family N-acetyltransferase, with the protein MNYQIIDLRDYPDLLKESIEYVAERWGLNRRIFEDCITSSMTTKSPLPRWYFMMNQDEIIGSYSLMNNDFVSRQDLWPYLSNLYIEETERGKCLGSVLMTHARQEAYKLGFSKLYLCTDHIDYYEKYGWAHLCNGYHTWNRESQIYVIDTE; encoded by the coding sequence ATGAATTATCAAATCATTGACTTGAGAGATTATCCCGACCTTTTAAAGGAATCTATTGAGTATGTTGCCGAACGATGGGGATTAAATAGAAGAATATTTGAGGATTGTATAACTTCCAGCATGACAACGAAAAGTCCATTACCCCGATGGTATTTTATGATGAATCAAGATGAGATCATTGGTAGTTACTCATTAATGAATAATGATTTTGTAAGTCGACAAGATCTGTGGCCATACTTATCCAATTTATATATTGAGGAAACGGAACGAGGAAAGTGTCTTGGGTCAGTCTTGATGACGCACGCGAGACAAGAAGCTTACAAACTCGGTTTCAGTAAATTGTATTTATGTACAGATCATATTGATTATTATGAGAAGTACGGCTGGGCACATTTATGCAATGGGTATCATACGTGGAACAGGGAGTCCCAAATTTATGTGATTGATACAGAATAG
- a CDS encoding oxidoreductase: protein MNKINHLETKLAPRYDDSDPDQEGNKNVVFADWIIDGKSLYQMLKKYEFVPSLGWGTEEEQQESIDYFLLKQLHPDLYYRYPILVCPWCKDEECGYVSVLIEREGDFVSWSDFRLEPHNRKIDLESFTFKWKDYKREIIRTYRMAAMHN, encoded by the coding sequence ATGAACAAGATAAATCATTTAGAAACGAAGCTTGCGCCTCGTTATGATGACAGTGACCCTGATCAAGAAGGAAATAAAAATGTGGTTTTTGCTGATTGGATCATTGATGGGAAATCCCTCTATCAGATGCTTAAAAAGTACGAATTTGTTCCAAGCTTAGGCTGGGGGACAGAAGAGGAACAGCAAGAGTCTATTGATTATTTTCTGCTGAAGCAACTACACCCAGACTTATATTATAGGTACCCCATATTAGTGTGTCCTTGGTGTAAGGATGAAGAGTGCGGTTATGTATCAGTATTGATTGAAAGGGAAGGGGATTTTGTAAGTTGGAGCGATTTTAGATTAGAACCACATAATAGAAAAATTGATCTAGAATCGTTCACTTTCAAGTGGAAAGATTATAAGAGAGAGATTATTCGTACATATAGAATGGCAGCGATGCATAACTAG
- a CDS encoding NAD(P)-dependent oxidoreductase: MKIAVIGATGGTGRKVMERALELGHEVVAIARRPEMIPPLEGLTIRQGDVFDESSLVRAIAGAEVVISCIGPPSNVSPDAAKKFLNLRAGMNVMAANFSPGTVMSEGMPNMIAASQRAGVKRLIMQSGINLSNGRELSPVHRLAVRMMRRIFWKAIEDKSIAEHALIQSELEWVIVRASVLQYAEGTLKYTAGPLARINPLGALPFADCADCLVRAATSEPEWIRQVVNVGR, from the coding sequence ATGAAAATTGCAGTTATTGGAGCAACAGGAGGAACGGGAAGGAAAGTGATGGAACGTGCACTGGAACTTGGCCATGAAGTTGTAGCCATAGCTCGTCGGCCAGAGATGATACCTCCCTTGGAGGGACTCACCATCAGACAGGGAGATGTATTTGACGAGTCCAGTTTGGTCAGAGCCATTGCTGGTGCAGAAGTAGTCATCAGTTGCATCGGCCCGCCCAGTAACGTTTCGCCGGATGCTGCCAAGAAATTTCTGAATCTAAGAGCTGGCATGAATGTTATGGCGGCTAACTTCTCACCCGGTACTGTCATGTCCGAAGGTATGCCCAATATGATAGCAGCCTCTCAACGTGCGGGTGTGAAGCGCCTAATCATGCAGAGCGGCATTAATTTGAGCAACGGCAGAGAGCTGTCTCCCGTCCATCGATTGGCAGTTCGTATGATGCGCCGTATATTCTGGAAAGCCATTGAGGATAAATCAATTGCTGAGCATGCATTAATACAAAGTGAGCTAGAATGGGTCATTGTACGGGCATCCGTGCTTCAATACGCCGAAGGTACTTTAAAATATACAGCAGGCCCATTAGCTCGCATAAATCCTCTCGGAGCACTTCCCTTTGCAGACTGCGCCGACTGTTTAGTGCGGGCAGCAACTAGTGAGCCTGAGTGGATCAGGCAAGTTGTTAATGTTGGACGGTGA
- a CDS encoding TetR/AcrR family transcriptional regulator — MIKVDRRIRKSQEAIKMAVIHLMMEKEFDQITIQDISDRADVSRRTIYLHYMDKFDLLDQLIKEHTDDLRRICNSTDDDADYKDMGLVWFQYFEKHSMFFSALLASKGSPFFREQFLTFFIEELEKGNGMSEGCNSGLTEGMNVDIQFLGSAIVGVVEWWFKQGEPLAPSFMAQRVGVLLERNLEV; from the coding sequence GTGATAAAGGTAGATCGCAGAATACGCAAATCCCAAGAAGCCATAAAAATGGCTGTCATCCATTTGATGATGGAAAAAGAATTTGATCAAATTACGATTCAAGATATTTCGGACAGAGCAGATGTTAGTCGAAGGACCATCTATCTTCACTACATGGACAAATTCGATCTCCTGGATCAGCTCATCAAAGAACATACTGATGACTTAAGAAGAATCTGCAATTCTACAGACGATGACGCGGATTATAAGGATATGGGGTTGGTGTGGTTCCAGTACTTCGAGAAGCATTCGATGTTCTTTTCTGCATTACTAGCGAGTAAAGGTAGCCCTTTTTTCCGCGAGCAGTTCCTTACGTTTTTCATCGAAGAACTAGAGAAAGGAAACGGCATGTCCGAAGGGTGTAACTCTGGATTAACGGAGGGAATGAATGTGGATATTCAGTTCCTGGGGTCAGCGATCGTTGGCGTAGTGGAGTGGTGGTTTAAACAAGGAGAGCCACTTGCTCCTTCCTTTATGGCGCAGCGAGTGGGCGTTTTGCTTGAAAGAAATCTTGAGGTTTGA
- a CDS encoding HEAT repeat domain-containing protein, translating to MFIDLFNRLSITLPIVFIEELETHYKKQKDQDYLLRLMEFDEVIEMAELLSEMKVYQDIIPLWTDDHSNYIGLQVQGACKYRINYIDHEETDVSPGFRSVGSFIAELEQHPSFYWDELKKDYPSDIEISHAEMEEDLRCIDELNKRISSNPLIDDDIRCQYIFSIMALTPKRNLDSLIPYLDDEDMFVQERACEILGFHRYIPARDKLIEVSTNGMHNGKLAAKRALARIREEIQGAF from the coding sequence ATGTTTATAGACCTTTTTAATAGACTTAGTATCACATTACCTATTGTATTCATTGAGGAGTTAGAAACTCACTATAAGAAACAGAAGGATCAAGATTACTTGTTAAGATTAATGGAATTTGACGAAGTCATTGAAATGGCAGAATTATTGTCTGAAATGAAGGTGTATCAAGACATTATTCCTTTATGGACAGATGATCATTCGAACTACATAGGTTTACAGGTTCAAGGTGCTTGCAAATACAGAATTAATTATATCGATCATGAGGAAACAGATGTATCGCCAGGTTTTAGAAGTGTAGGTTCATTTATAGCTGAACTCGAACAACATCCTAGTTTTTATTGGGATGAATTGAAGAAGGATTATCCGTCAGATATAGAAATTAGTCATGCTGAGATGGAGGAAGACTTACGTTGTATTGATGAGTTAAACAAGCGGATAAGTTCTAACCCGCTAATAGATGACGATATCCGTTGTCAGTATATTTTTTCAATTATGGCATTAACACCGAAAAGGAATCTTGATTCATTAATACCATATCTAGATGATGAAGATATGTTTGTTCAAGAGAGGGCGTGTGAGATTCTTGGTTTTCATAGATACATTCCAGCGAGAGATAAGTTAATAGAGGTTTCGACAAACGGAATGCATAATGGGAAACTCGCAGCGAAAAGAGCGTTAGCAAGAATAAGAGAAGAGATCCAGGGAGCATTTTAA
- a CDS encoding DUF6756 family protein, with amino-acid sequence MESLSVRLEIEELIKEFSINRKALFEVRKDQWKTILDHIEKNFLHKTHYTQDLHWGWNRLQEPYYALRFIEQPYKSVKEIIEDESIWFIAEDHNDKMWVYEGEKNIIFDKIIPELYHLDEYFLVSKKYEWLVCEDHHEIVHFSGEGIINQAKKFELENESKIFK; translated from the coding sequence ATGGAGTCTTTATCCGTTCGATTGGAGATTGAAGAACTCATTAAAGAGTTTTCAATCAACAGGAAAGCGCTGTTCGAAGTTCGAAAAGATCAATGGAAGACAATTCTAGATCATATCGAAAAGAATTTTCTACATAAGACTCATTACACTCAAGACTTGCATTGGGGATGGAATAGACTTCAAGAACCGTATTACGCATTGAGGTTTATCGAGCAACCATATAAATCTGTTAAAGAGATTATTGAAGATGAATCTATTTGGTTTATTGCTGAAGACCACAACGATAAAATGTGGGTTTATGAAGGGGAAAAGAATATTATTTTCGATAAAATAATCCCTGAACTTTACCATTTGGACGAATACTTTCTTGTATCGAAGAAATATGAATGGCTCGTATGTGAAGATCATCATGAGATTGTACATTTCTCAGGAGAAGGCATCATTAATCAAGCGAAGAAGTTTGAATTAGAGAACGAGAGCAAGATATTTAAGTAA
- a CDS encoding SMI1/KNR4 family protein: MIQGELIYKTIDSLKKRLENNNLLELQLQEGYLTQATCTFNDPADESDLIEFQRTLGYELPNDYINFLKISNGCSLFDHPQYGGEAYLYKWQDIQEATYESSNEGYLKIAYIYQDNIVIDLKKYSEGSNNYLMVKGHIDNFDESRPFNMNFELWFDRFIISQGDKFWDWSVYTAENYYKLKG; this comes from the coding sequence TTGATTCAAGGAGAATTAATTTATAAAACAATCGACTCGCTTAAGAAAAGATTGGAAAATAACAACCTGCTAGAATTACAGCTTCAGGAGGGTTATTTAACTCAAGCTACCTGTACGTTTAATGATCCGGCAGATGAAAGTGATTTAATCGAATTCCAAAGAACATTAGGGTATGAACTTCCGAATGATTATATTAACTTTTTGAAGATAAGTAATGGTTGCTCGTTATTTGACCATCCGCAATACGGAGGAGAGGCGTATTTATATAAGTGGCAGGACATCCAAGAAGCAACGTATGAGAGTTCAAACGAGGGGTATCTGAAGATCGCCTATATCTACCAAGATAATATCGTAATTGATCTGAAAAAATACAGCGAAGGCTCAAATAATTACTTAATGGTTAAGGGGCACATAGACAACTTTGATGAGTCGAGACCCTTCAATATGAACTTTGAGTTGTGGTTTGATCGATTTATTATCAGTCAAGGAGATAAATTTTGGGACTGGTCTGTGTATACGGCAGAAAATTACTATAAATTAAAAGGATAA
- a CDS encoding ABC transporter substrate-binding protein, which translates to MLKKMMSNPMMMLVLFAMLIMLLSACSGTNNKPADPVAQPAEVETNTTPVQEEDKEEAVPVPDLDGRVIRISHWWDATPKGDSESDELARERIQMVEEKYNVKIKYLNTEYWSTSEKLSSSVLANEPFAEIVRVPDGFIWGLMHGGFLTPLDDYLQDTRVEQDVVNAMRFGGDKVYGLESWYTPNDSGMFYNKRIFKEAGLKDPQQLMDEDNWSWDTMLDAAKKLTVDRNGDGKMDQYGLAGAHYVLSEMLVASNGGKLYDEQTGTVTFNSPESMEALNFLHGLYNEHKVVKANGGNDWEDPAKFFGEGTIAMYPGGLWEIEGRILDKMKDEWGYVYMPKGPQAESYYEPFGQATAYVVPKGVKDADVIVKIWEDLQDFDNWQDNRRLSLENILPDEESIANAMNDNGQVQRLFGGRFGGLGIKDQLDKVTEKFIKGEITPSTGVAQVIGPAQAAVKKVLSGEPSEKK; encoded by the coding sequence ATGTTGAAAAAAATGATGTCTAACCCAATGATGATGCTCGTTTTATTTGCCATGTTAATCATGCTTTTGTCTGCATGCAGTGGTACAAATAACAAACCAGCCGATCCAGTTGCTCAACCAGCTGAAGTAGAGACGAACACAACGCCAGTGCAGGAAGAGGACAAGGAAGAAGCTGTGCCGGTGCCAGATTTAGACGGTCGTGTTATTCGAATTTCTCACTGGTGGGATGCTACACCAAAAGGGGATTCAGAATCGGATGAACTTGCCCGCGAGCGTATTCAAATGGTGGAAGAAAAATATAACGTAAAGATCAAATATTTGAATACGGAATATTGGTCTACCTCTGAAAAGCTGTCTTCCTCTGTGCTCGCGAACGAGCCATTTGCTGAAATAGTCCGGGTTCCTGATGGATTTATCTGGGGACTTATGCATGGTGGTTTTCTGACACCACTGGATGATTACCTTCAAGATACTCGTGTGGAGCAGGATGTTGTTAATGCTATGCGCTTTGGAGGCGACAAGGTGTACGGACTCGAAAGCTGGTATACACCTAATGATAGTGGCATGTTCTACAACAAGCGTATATTCAAGGAGGCTGGTCTGAAAGACCCGCAGCAATTGATGGACGAAGATAACTGGAGCTGGGATACGATGCTGGATGCGGCGAAAAAGCTAACGGTTGATCGTAACGGTGACGGCAAAATGGATCAGTACGGACTGGCTGGAGCGCATTACGTACTTTCTGAGATGCTGGTCGCAAGCAACGGAGGCAAATTATATGATGAGCAAACAGGTACAGTGACGTTTAATTCACCCGAATCTATGGAAGCGCTTAATTTTCTACATGGTTTGTACAATGAGCATAAAGTGGTGAAGGCCAACGGAGGTAACGACTGGGAAGATCCAGCCAAGTTCTTCGGAGAAGGCACCATTGCCATGTATCCGGGTGGACTCTGGGAGATCGAAGGCCGGATTCTAGATAAGATGAAGGATGAGTGGGGTTATGTATACATGCCGAAGGGACCTCAAGCGGAGTCGTACTACGAACCATTCGGTCAGGCTACAGCTTACGTTGTTCCAAAGGGAGTGAAGGACGCAGATGTGATCGTGAAGATTTGGGAAGATCTACAAGACTTCGATAACTGGCAAGATAACCGTAGGCTCTCGCTCGAAAATATTTTGCCGGATGAAGAATCCATTGCCAATGCGATGAATGATAATGGCCAGGTGCAGCGCCTGTTTGGTGGTCGCTTTGGTGGTCTGGGCATTAAGGATCAACTGGACAAAGTAACTGAGAAATTCATCAAAGGCGAGATTACACCTTCAACAGGTGTTGCCCAGGTTATCGGACCTGCACAGGCTGCGGTGAAAAAAGTGTTAAGCGGGGAACCATCCGAGAAAAAATAG
- a CDS encoding extracellular solute-binding protein, with translation MKFTLSRVTLIVVMLILVMVYTISSSGASGNAKSGNRTSDPSRVMPISESASEGSYDYYLQQFQNEKRPSREIVIRGADYTAAEGMEPKMVAELGGETGKFIRTEESGSVQWEVEVPESGMYHMTLRYYPIQGKSSAIERELWIDGKLPFNSARNLSFHRVWVNEKSEIEQDNRGNDLRPRQTEAPMWQESLLRDKEGYYEEPYQFYFSAGKHSLTLVSTREPMVIDSIRLHQYEQPISYAEVKQEYERQGYTETSGHVIKVQGEHAKYKSSPTLYPITDRSSTSTEPYDVSKIRMNTIGGNNWRVPGQWIAWEMDVPEDGLYKIAIKGRQELLRGIYSTRSLQIDNKVPFREMMQIPFFYDSNWQMNVLGSEDEPYLFYLTQGKHELQLEVSLGAIAPLIRQVEASVLDINAMYRKILMITGNVPDPYRDYQLEKQIPDMVKVFREQSDILNAVSEELIRLTGEKSDKTAILTKTAYQLSDLAAKPETVQKRLGQFKINVGSVGSWLLEVREQPLEIDYLLLASPDEKLPKANDSSFRKVGHEISSFFHSFFEDYDTIGSTSDEDKSVTVWIGTGRDQAQVLKAMIDDTFTPLTGIGVNLKLVNADVLLRASLAGEGPDVAMQVGNDVPVNFGMRNAAEDLSNYPGYDELIRQFRDSAMVPYHYEDQVFALPEQQIFNMLFYRKDILEQLDLEPPQTWEDVYAMIPVLQKHNMEMALPLAQTTGVPVLEVNRAYAMLLYQMGGSFYLDNGSRSGMDTETGLEAFKEWTNFYTSYKLPLTFDFPMRFRTGEMPIGIMDYTFYNYLSVSAPEIKGLWEFIPVPGLKQQDGSIKRDVASGGTATVMLKQSKHKDAAWEFMKWWVSKDAQVRFGREMEGLMGRRRGIQRRILKRCRSYLGLSAIIEVWKNNGNGFRGSRSSRRLLYG, from the coding sequence GTGAAGTTTACATTATCCCGAGTGACGCTTATCGTCGTTATGCTAATCCTCGTCATGGTGTACACGATATCCAGTTCCGGTGCAAGCGGCAATGCAAAGTCCGGGAATCGAACATCAGATCCGAGCCGTGTGATGCCGATCTCTGAATCTGCTTCTGAGGGTAGCTACGATTATTATTTGCAGCAATTCCAGAACGAGAAGCGACCTTCCAGGGAAATTGTCATTCGTGGAGCTGACTATACAGCTGCGGAAGGAATGGAACCGAAGATGGTCGCGGAGCTAGGTGGTGAGACGGGCAAGTTCATAAGAACAGAGGAGAGCGGTTCCGTGCAATGGGAAGTGGAAGTTCCTGAATCGGGCATGTATCACATGACATTGCGTTATTACCCGATCCAGGGTAAAAGTTCCGCTATAGAACGTGAACTATGGATCGATGGGAAATTGCCTTTCAATAGCGCACGTAATCTGAGTTTTCATCGTGTATGGGTCAACGAGAAATCGGAGATCGAACAAGATAACAGAGGTAACGACCTGCGCCCACGTCAGACGGAGGCACCGATGTGGCAAGAATCGCTTCTGAGAGACAAGGAGGGCTATTATGAGGAGCCGTACCAGTTTTATTTTTCTGCAGGCAAACACTCATTGACGCTTGTGTCCACCCGGGAGCCTATGGTTATTGATTCGATCAGGCTACACCAGTATGAACAACCGATATCCTATGCAGAAGTGAAGCAGGAGTATGAGAGACAGGGATATACGGAAACCAGTGGACACGTGATCAAAGTTCAAGGTGAACACGCCAAGTACAAGTCATCACCAACGTTGTATCCAATCACTGATCGATCAAGCACATCCACGGAACCGTACGATGTATCCAAAATCAGAATGAACACCATCGGCGGAAACAACTGGCGTGTGCCAGGACAATGGATTGCATGGGAAATGGATGTGCCGGAGGATGGACTATACAAGATTGCGATCAAAGGTAGACAGGAATTGCTGAGGGGGATTTATTCCACCCGTTCGCTGCAGATCGACAATAAGGTTCCCTTCCGTGAAATGATGCAAATTCCGTTCTTCTATGACTCGAATTGGCAGATGAATGTGCTTGGCAGTGAGGACGAACCCTACTTATTTTATCTGACTCAAGGCAAACATGAATTGCAGCTTGAGGTCAGTCTGGGAGCGATTGCGCCTCTGATCCGTCAGGTGGAAGCCAGTGTGCTCGATATCAATGCGATGTATCGCAAAATTCTGATGATCACAGGTAACGTTCCTGACCCCTATCGGGATTATCAATTAGAGAAACAGATTCCGGATATGGTGAAGGTGTTTCGCGAACAAAGTGACATCCTAAATGCTGTATCTGAAGAGTTAATTCGTTTAACCGGGGAAAAAAGTGATAAGACCGCGATATTGACTAAAACAGCCTATCAACTGTCCGATCTGGCCGCCAAGCCAGAAACCGTGCAGAAGCGGCTGGGTCAATTCAAAATCAATGTAGGTAGCGTCGGCTCTTGGCTTCTGGAGGTACGCGAACAGCCGCTGGAAATTGACTATCTGTTGCTTGCTTCACCTGATGAGAAACTGCCCAAAGCGAATGATTCGTCCTTCCGAAAAGTTGGACACGAAATTTCGTCTTTTTTCCATTCATTTTTCGAGGATTATGACACCATTGGCAGCACATCTGATGAAGACAAGTCTGTTACGGTATGGATTGGTACAGGCCGGGATCAGGCACAGGTGTTGAAGGCCATGATTGACGATACCTTTACCCCGCTTACAGGCATTGGCGTGAACCTCAAGCTGGTAAATGCGGATGTTTTGCTGCGTGCTTCCCTGGCAGGAGAGGGACCGGATGTGGCTATGCAGGTCGGAAATGATGTGCCTGTCAACTTCGGAATGCGTAACGCGGCAGAAGATCTGTCCAACTATCCCGGCTATGACGAATTAATTAGGCAGTTCAGGGATAGTGCAATGGTTCCGTATCACTATGAGGATCAAGTATTTGCACTGCCGGAGCAACAAATATTCAATATGTTATTTTACCGGAAGGATATTTTGGAACAGCTTGATCTGGAGCCGCCGCAGACATGGGAGGACGTCTACGCCATGATCCCGGTGCTGCAGAAGCATAATATGGAAATGGCTTTGCCGCTTGCTCAAACGACAGGTGTACCCGTATTGGAAGTGAATCGGGCGTATGCCATGCTGCTGTACCAGATGGGCGGTTCGTTTTATTTGGACAATGGCTCCAGAAGCGGTATGGATACGGAAACGGGGCTGGAGGCGTTCAAGGAGTGGACGAATTTCTATACAAGCTACAAACTACCCCTCACCTTCGATTTTCCAATGCGCTTTAGAACCGGAGAAATGCCTATAGGCATTATGGATTACACCTTTTATAACTATCTGTCCGTATCTGCGCCTGAAATCAAGGGGTTATGGGAGTTCATTCCGGTTCCCGGCCTCAAGCAGCAAGACGGAAGTATCAAACGAGATGTGGCGAGTGGAGGCACGGCGACCGTTATGCTCAAGCAATCGAAGCATAAGGATGCGGCCTGGGAATTTATGAAATGGTGGGTCAGCAAGGATGCCCAAGTTCGCTTCGGACGTGAAATGGAAGGTCTGATGGGGCGGCGGCGCGGTATCCAACGGCGAATATTGAAGCGTTGCAGGAGTTACCTTGGCCTGTCCGCGATTATCGAAGTCTGGAAGAACAATGGGAATGGGTTCAGGGGTTCCAGAAGTTCCCGGAGGTTACTTTACGGGTAG
- a CDS encoding carbohydrate ABC transporter permease: MQKANMVTKTGSQPKRTPAGLPGKWELFRRDIKRDKHLYILLSPYMLLFFLFTVFPVMISIFFSFTNFNMLEFPEWVGWENYSKLLWNDDVFLIGLKNTIIFSVITGPISYIACFVFAWLINELNPKVRAFMTLIFFAPSISGNVFFIWQIIFSGDSYGIMNGFLMKIGIIYEPILWLQNPKYMLAIIMLVQLWLSLGTSFLAFIAGLQTVDRTLYEAGSIDGVQNRWQELWYITLPSMRPQLMFGAVIQITSSLAVAEVATALAGFPSVQYGAHTIVTHLMDYGTIRFEMGYASAIATVLFSLMLGSNLLVQKLLKRVGE, encoded by the coding sequence TTGCAGAAGGCTAATATGGTGACCAAAACTGGTTCTCAGCCCAAGCGTACGCCTGCCGGCTTACCCGGGAAGTGGGAACTTTTTAGGAGAGATATCAAGCGGGATAAGCATCTCTATATCCTTCTTTCGCCCTACATGTTGTTATTCTTCTTGTTTACCGTGTTTCCAGTCATGATCTCCATCTTCTTCAGCTTCACCAATTTCAACATGCTGGAGTTTCCAGAGTGGGTTGGTTGGGAGAACTACTCCAAGCTGCTCTGGAATGATGATGTGTTTCTAATAGGTCTTAAAAATACAATTATTTTCTCGGTGATCACCGGTCCAATCAGCTACATTGCCTGCTTTGTATTTGCCTGGCTTATTAATGAGCTGAATCCAAAGGTGAGAGCCTTCATGACACTGATCTTTTTTGCACCGTCTATTTCAGGCAATGTGTTTTTTATTTGGCAAATTATTTTCTCAGGAGATTCGTACGGCATTATGAACGGTTTCCTTATGAAAATAGGCATCATTTATGAGCCAATCCTGTGGCTACAGAATCCCAAATACATGCTTGCGATCATTATGCTTGTACAGCTATGGCTCAGCCTTGGAACCAGTTTTCTTGCGTTCATTGCCGGTTTGCAGACCGTGGATCGCACCTTGTATGAAGCAGGAAGTATCGACGGGGTTCAAAATCGCTGGCAGGAGCTGTGGTATATTACCTTGCCTTCGATGCGTCCGCAGCTCATGTTCGGAGCTGTTATCCAGATTACCTCGTCCCTTGCCGTTGCCGAAGTGGCTACTGCGCTGGCAGGTTTCCCGAGCGTACAGTACGGAGCACATACGATTGTTACTCACTTGATGGATTACGGCACGATCCGCTTCGAGATGGGCTACGCTTCTGCTATTGCAACGGTGCTGTTCAGTCTGATGCTAGGTTCCAACCTGCTTGTTCAAAAGCTGTTAAAGAGAGTGGGGGAATAG
- a CDS encoding carbohydrate ABC transporter permease has product MKMALRMKRKINRSWQVDILLFLLLGGFGAFMVIPLIYVINNAFKPLDELFIFPPTLFVRNPTFENFSDLFQVMKNSWVPFSRYIFNTVFITAAGTFGHIMLASAAAYPLAKYKFRGHKILFTIIVLSLMFSPHVTAIPNYMIMSTLGWLDSYQAMIIPAFAYPLGLYLMKQFMEQIPDALLEAAKMDGASEYRIFFQVVMPLVKPAWLTLLILMMQMLWGTDGGSFIYSEQLKTMHYAMGQIVQGGIARAGVGAAVAVIMMTVPIVTFVLSQSQVIQTMASSGMKD; this is encoded by the coding sequence ATGAAGATGGCCTTGCGTATGAAAAGGAAAATCAACAGATCCTGGCAGGTCGATATCTTGCTTTTCCTTTTGCTCGGCGGATTTGGCGCTTTTATGGTCATTCCGCTTATCTATGTGATCAATAATGCGTTTAAGCCGCTGGATGAACTTTTTATTTTCCCACCAACGCTGTTTGTCCGGAATCCAACGTTTGAAAATTTTTCAGATCTATTTCAAGTGATGAAAAATTCATGGGTTCCATTCTCAAGATATATTTTCAACACGGTGTTTATTACTGCGGCAGGCACGTTCGGACATATTATGCTAGCCTCTGCGGCGGCTTATCCACTGGCTAAATACAAGTTCCGTGGGCACAAAATCCTGTTCACCATCATCGTGTTGTCTCTGATGTTCTCCCCGCATGTAACGGCTATTCCCAATTACATGATCATGTCCACGCTAGGCTGGCTCGATTCCTATCAGGCCATGATTATTCCCGCCTTTGCTTATCCGCTGGGTCTGTACTTGATGAAGCAGTTTATGGAGCAAATACCGGATGCGCTTCTGGAGGCGGCAAAAATGGATGGAGCCAGCGAATATCGGATTTTCTTTCAGGTGGTCATGCCACTTGTCAAACCTGCGTGGTTAACGCTGCTCATTTTAATGATGCAGATGTTGTGGGGAACGGATGGCGGCAGCTTTATCTATAGTGAGCAACTCAAAACGATGCATTACGCCATGGGACAGATTGTCCAGGGTGGAATAGCTCGTGCGGGTGTGGGCGCTGCCGTCGCTGTCATCATGATGACGGTGCCGATCGTGACGTTTGTATTGTCTCAGAGCCAAGTCATCCAAACGATGGCATCATCCGGCATGAAGGACTAA